The Montipora capricornis isolate CH-2021 chromosome 3, ASM3666992v2, whole genome shotgun sequence genome includes the window TACTACAGAGTGTTCTCTTAAAGATCTGACTTTAAAATTGGTCACTCTCATgtcactgctgtcagctcaaCGAGGACAAACGATCCACTACTTGTCTTTGGAGGACATGGTTACTTCAGAAACTTCTGTGACTTTTGCTGTTTCTAAACCTTTAAAGCAATCTAAGCCGGTGTCTAAACCCACTGTTGTCAAGTTTGTAGCTTATCCAGATAACCCCAACATTTGAGTTGTCACTACTTTGAAGGCTTATCTTGATCGCACCTCTGCCTTACGTGGCGGTGCACAACAATTGTTTGTTAGTTATTCCAAGCCGTTTAAACCTGTTTCACGGGACACCATCAGTAGATGGGTCAAAATAGTTATGCAGAAATCTGGGATTGATATTAATCTGTTTAAGCCACACAGCACTAGGGCTGCTGCAACGTCTAAGGCATTTTTGAAATCTGTCCCATTAGAGCATATTCTGTCAGTTGCAGGGTGGAGCTCATCTGATACATTTGCCAAGTTTTATAAGAAGCCTGTTATCAACACAGGTAGTTTTTCTACTGTTTTGTTACAAGATTAAAGACACCAAACTGGTTTGGCtatgaaacatgttttttttttggtgtttgttatttctgttcATGTGTGCAGTGTGCTTTGAAGTCTCACGTGAGCCCTCAGTGCGGTGACggaatagaatttaaaaattaaacgagacttacctgtaagttgaagtttgattgtaattctatccgTCACCAAGCACTGAGGGATTACGTGCCCACCCTTGTTAGGCCCTCCCACGTTTGGACAGGGCGTTTTTTCCACTGCACACCTGGTAAGTGCTTTAAAAACTGAGTTCGTGCAGGTGCAGTACTATCTCATGTAATCCCTCAGTGCTTGGTGATggatagaattacaatcaaacttcaacttacaggtaagtcttgtttaatttttaaattaaatgtaTATACTGGATACTTCCACTAAGGGAGATGCGCAGTGgactcatggttagtgtgctcgactccggagcaaattgtctgggttcgggtcctggctgtggacattgtgttgtgttcttgggcaagacactttactccctctGTGTCTCTgactccacccaggtgtataaatgggtaccggcgaatataatgctgggggtagccctgcgatggactagcatcccatccaggggggagtagaaattactcctagtcgcttcatgctacagaaaccggggataagctccggcctgatgggccacttggcttgtaagctgactttaccttttttacctTACTTCCActaaaaatgttatcaataaaTAATGATTGCACACATTTCCTTTGGTTCCCAAGaatgtgaacattgaaggtgATGAGTGTCAATGAAGTTTTCTAACCCCGGCCAAGTTATCTCCCATGTGTGCAAAAAAAATGTGCAGTAACATAATGTTCTATGTAATTTTAAAGTTGACCTGcactaaaactacaaaacacaTTCTTATGCCACTTGCGAAAAAATGACAACCATGACAattaattttgcaaaataatgaataattctTTCCCTCACCCAAGAGTTCCCCACTTGTCGAGTCATATTCTTCGACCATCTCCACTTCATCCTTGAAGGTGTAATGGACTTTTCGGCGTCCTAAACATACCAATGATAGGCTTAATTTATCATGAAGGAAACTACTATCAAAGTATCAGTAATACTTCCCACATTAAGTCATATGTTTTCAAAACTACATTGTAACTAGTTGTAAAATAGCTGGACTTTCATAAAGTCCTTTGCATGTCATAATTTTGCCATCTGAAAAAGACCTAGCCGGCTAAATGTTTCCACAATTATTGCAGTACAAGAGAACTCTgtcattaaataattaattaattaacaacaaTGAGAAAGTACACAACTAGCGTAATCTCCTTTCCCGTTGATGAAATGAAAATACTTAAAAGGATACCGTTTTTCGCGCTATTTATATTAATTGGTAGTGCCACCACTCTACGTTTCTTTTAACACTACTTGAACGCTTAACGTCGTCCATGCTggtaatataattttaaaaaagatcgCACaggagaggtttttcttcgctTGTTGAGTGCCCTTTTGTCACAAATTTGAGACGACAATAGATGCTTTTCAAAGTGTGTACAAGTGTTCTCTACTTACCATCCTGTACAAGACTTGTCTTTCTCGCGTTGCGAAGCGTCTCCAACCAAACAAATTTTGCATCTgccgccgccattttgaaaacatgttatcATAGCCCCGCTGGCTGTAAGTAGAGACGGCTCAAAATAGCTGACGCTGAGAAAACGAAATTGGGGTGCTGGGTCGGGTGGGCAAGTGAAACATGGAAATGACCGAAATAGCTTTATTAGCTGAGTTGATAGGGTAAAATAACCACtataaagaaatttgaagacTGATTTTTCGAATGTTTACCCTTTCTCAATTTGCTCTGGTGAAGGGCTGACCCTGTTAATGTCAACTTTCAAATTTTGTGGTCACTGTTGTTCTGGAACCAGTGAAGTCACACTCTGTGAAGATGCCTGTCAGTTAAAATTTAAGTTTTCAATAAAGTCAAAACGTGCGatcaaaattcaaattcagGTGAATCAGTtctatttttattcaaataaaagACTTTTTGCACATCAAGTCATAAATTTACCAAaagtacaaatttaaaaatccaaattagaagaaataaaataatatagcATCCCTCCCAACtcaatgtaaataaaatctaaAATAAACTGAAAGGTTTCCCATGAGATTAAATATGCTGACTGCTGGGGGGTTTATGGGTTGAAGATTCCCAGTGAGGAACTAGCTGATACAGAGGGCAGAAAATTCCTGATATAACCACCAGGTTATCTTTGTTGGTATTCTGTTTCAAGACTGGATGAGTTGCTGATGTTTTTGGTTTTCATCAATCTGCCAAAGGGTATCAATGCAGTGTGAAACATCGTGATAAATGCTAACATAGTCCCTGACCCTAGTGGCAACAATAAAAGATATTTTGTGTTGTATCCAGACAGCAACATAATCGGCTTCTGAGTATTAATTTCAGGTGTCAGAAATCCTTGGCAGTTATAACATTACtcattgatgaaatggtatatgaaatgaatcatatatgaactgcggatatgaaatcaagtaaagctatgatctttgcagttatgagagcaatttttgcaattgcgtagagaagcctgaaaatttcaggacttcaacggggtttgaacccgtgacctcgcgattccggtgcgacgctctaaccaactgagctacatgtatgaagccactgacgttgggagctggtcatttcatatattatttcatcattgatttattcctcacgggaccattacaacccacaaatgaccagctcccaatgtcagtggcttcatagctcagttggttagagcgtcgcaccggaatcgcgaggtcacgggttcaaacctcgttgaagtcctgaaattttcaggcttctctacgcaattgcaaaaattgctctcataactgtgaagatcatagctttacttgacatTACTCATTGGTCAATCAGCACACACAAGACAATAATTATAGTTTTTCTCACTCCAATCAAGTTGCAGTGGCCATAagcaataaatatatttattaatgtCAACTGTACGCTTGGGATAATGAAGTGATTTTGACTCAactcattaatttattttaactacGAAATgataaacacaaaaaaacattCTTGATTAAGGCACTAACTCTCACAACGTTACTATTTTAATCAGTTCAGCTTATTGCTGTCCTTTCCTTCTCTCTCTCTTGACATGCCATTTGTGCGATTTGGACACCAAATGTTTTCTCCAGTTCTCTTCTCCAAGTATTAAACGATTGTCACAGATCTCACAGACATGGCGAGCATGCCGATCATCCGGAATCACTATTCGTGAAAGAGGCTTAACAACTGGGTTTTCACCATTCATCATTTTCTCTAAGATAACTAAGGCATTTTCAAGAACATTCTTGTCCCAGTTCTCAAGATCAGATGCATCGAGACCATACACATCTGGAGCTGATACAGCAGGTCGTGCAAGGAAGCGATTCCTCACCCATGTCACTTGTTTTTTTGCATACCTGCGGGTAACTATCTTCATGTTTTCAATACATTCTGTCAAGAGATCTTTGTCTTGCTTAGATACACTGTTCTTGTCAAATTTCCTCAACTTATACCTTACAAGAAACTCATGGAATTCTTTGAAGCCAATTGACTGAAAAATCCCTTCAGTATAGCATGTTTTTGGATCCTTTTTCCCTAAAACATGGTTGTATTCCCTATGAAAGTCTAACAGTTCATTAATGAGACCCCTTTCCAGCATTTTATCAACTCGCTGATCCAGCCTTTTATTTAGGATCTCTCTCTGACACTGCAACCAAAACACACACGTGTTTCTGAATCGCATGGGGCCACCGTAACTGCTACCTCCAAGTTTTTCGCTCTGTTCTTGCAAAATCTGACTGTGTTTCCTACCATGTTGCTCAAATACCTGTAGACTGCGAGCAATTTTTCGGGAATCACTTGGGTGAAGACGAGCAGCCATAGCAGGATCCACCTCCTTCAGCTTCTCATACAGGCCTTTTCTGCTGTTCATACCATCACTTTTAGTTGTTGACACGTCATTGCCAATGCAAGAAACGTCTTCAGAATCACTTGCTTGTTTAGTAACAACCTTGCTAGTAATCTCAACCAATCTTTTATTTGTGGAAATTCTTTTTGAGTCCATTATGTTTTCACCGTAGCTATCCTGTATCGTATTTACGTCAGTAACTTCCTTATCTAAGGTATCACTTTCTTCTTTTCTGCCAAGCCCTTCTTCCTTAACAATCTGGACGGAATTTGAAGCTCCCAGATTTTGAATCTGCTTTCGTTTCTTTATGACTTTTGTGGGCCCCTCCGATTCTTCTCCGCTGGTCGTACCTTCGGTCTCTTCAACGATGCCTTCTTCTTCAAGCAAAGTGTTCCACAAAACAGATTCAATGTAATAATTTGTACCTCCTACTATAATTGGaatttttcctctctttttgaTGTCCTCGATCAAAGGCAGTGCCATGTTCCTAAATTCTATTACCGAAAACTCTTTCAATGGCGAGACGAAATCGATCAAATGGTGTGGGCATTGACTGAGCTCTTCAGCAGTAACTTTGTTTGTTATGATGTCCAAACCTTTGTATACCTGCATCGAGTCAGCGCTAAGGATTTCTCCTCCAACTCTTTTACCTATTTCAATGGCTAGCTTGGATTTTCCAGTGCCAGTAGAGCCTAGAATTACCACGAGGGGTAAACAACGAAATTTTCCAACAGAGGCCGCCATGTTGACCAACCCGGAAATAGACTGGGAACGATtggttcgcgcgaaaattttctaaccttGATTTTTTATCTGCAAATAaaccattgaaagatgacgaGTTAGTAATGTcagaaatgcaaaacaaaacaaaaacgaaaaaaaaaattgtgggtcaccgacttcgttttggaaagAACTTCCTtgaagaacaagttcgcatttagcgaccaatGCAAGGGGAATACcagtcgtttcgccaacgtgtcagttcgccaacgaccTGTTCGCCAACGTATGAAGTCGGTTCGCCAACGCctaatgtcagttcgccaacgctcatatgtcagttcgccaacgtccaaaaacacctttttcgttgaaaataattgtcaattagatAACTTGCAATTCACTTCATGAGAGGGATTGTTGATGTGaaccgccatatttgttattgaaTGCGCCCCAATCCCCCCTCAAATTTTATTAGGtttctttattgatagtttATTGCTGGTCATAtacttttgcaaacttggtgcctcctaaaggagccgttttttgaTTGTGATTTTTACTGACTTCTTCAGTTTCCACGGGTGGGGCCGTTGAGATGTGAGCACGTTTTCAGCAACTGTGCGGCcgtcttctctttcctttcgtACTTCTCCCAGCTGTCGAATAGCCTCGCCTGCAGGTTTCGATACTGCTTCGTTGTTGTAATGCTGTCACTCGACCCCTACCGTATATAACTCCTTgattgttaaattaaagtgaaggaattcttgctctgacAAGATAGTCTTTCAGAGATTTGTCCTTTCGATAAGCAACCATTGGGGGATTTTTGAATATTCGCGCGAGATTATGGTTGCCCGCTATAAGGTGCCAGTGTTTAATTAAGATCTTTTTAAGATTCGGTGTAGCAGGGTTGAAAGTGGTGACGAAAGGGATAATTTTCTTGGATGTTTTAGGTTTGTTTTGTAAAGCCGTGTTGCGcattgagaattttatttcgGTTAAGATATCCTCGGCGAAGCTTTTGGGGtagcctcgttctaaaagtCGAGTTAAGAATTGTAATTTCTTTAACTCAAAGGATTCTTTAACCGAGTTTGTTCTTAGTAAGCGCAAAGCTTCTCCTTTTACAAAGCCCTTCGTAACGCTGAGAGGGTGACATGAGGAGAAGTGTGTGTATTGGAACGTTTCTGTCGgcttaaaatgtgtttgaacaTCCAGAATTTTGTCAGTAATGAACCTTGGGCCTTTAAAAACTTCGGTATCAAGGAAAACGATCTTTTCCGATGACATTTCATGCGTGAATTTAATTGTGGTGTGGAATGAGTTggcgaaaacaataaaattcttGATTTCTGCTTTGGGTAAGGTCCACACTGAGAAGATGTCATCGATGAATCTCTTCCAGATGAGAGGTTTATGTGGGCTGAGGGCTAGTAGTTGTTTTTCAATGTGCGCCATAAAAATGACGGCGAAagctactgccatttttgtgccCATAGCTATTCCGTGCGTTTGTAGGTAGTGtttgtcattaaatttaaaagagtTCTCTTTGAGAATCAGTCGCATGAGGTCCCCAAGTGATTGTTTAGGGATGGGTGTTTTTGACTGATAGTGCTCTTGGTAATATTGGCAAACAACTTCGATTCCCTCCTCTTGTGGAATGTTAgagcgcgttcgattgaccctattccggaataagaatacctggagtgatgattaaaacggtatgtttggcgcgttttgaAGCttcaaggatgataaaaatatgtttaaaattgcattttagAGAATggttgacaattttaatgtgaatctccgcaaaaacgaaggatttccaacttgtattccatgtattcctattccggaatacagtcaatcgaacgcacccttagtgtAGAGTGAACAAACGTCAAGGGTAGCTAGAACCGCTCCGTCGGGAAGTGGAGTGTTTTCAATGAAGTTGATAAAGTGGGTAGTGTCTTTGATATATGACTCTTGTTTTTGAGCGATCGGTTGTAAAAGGGAGTCAACAAAACAGGAGATACGTTCTGTTGGGCCACTGCAAACTCGGTTAAAGAATCCTTTGAGTTAAAGAAATTACAATTCTTAACTCGacttttagaacgaggctaCCCCAAAGGCTTCGCCGAGGAtatcttaaggtggctggaaccagtttcaccacttttagagaccttcttattagatgggttataactactatactgtatcacgtaacagcaatgttctggtaccatatgaaacaccaattattgcttaacaaaatgcgctcacaattttgacgtaatacgttaccatggcaacatgaaagctttcaaaaaacaccctatatttcgtctttacttgcttatatcttaataatgaactcggtgacccccattttttaatgtaaaatagtaattagcaatttgagataggactatctgcaaagttaaaaaaaattcttgggagccaattcagagctaccttaaattttcgaaaaattaaggtagctctgaattggctcccaagaatttttttaaactttgctgatagttctatctcaagatgctaattactattctacaataaaaaatgggggtcaccgagttcattattaagatataagcaagtaaagacgaaatatagggtgtttttgaaaagctttcatgttgccatggtaacctattacgtcaaaatagtgaacgcattttgttaagtaataattggtgtttgatatggtaccataacatttcttttacgtgatacagttttgtagggacaacccttctaattaaaaggtccttaaaagtagtgaaactggtccCAGCCACCTTAACcgaaataaaattctcaatgCGCAACACGGCTTTACAAAACAAACC containing:
- the LOC138041576 gene encoding tRNA dimethylallyltransferase-like; the encoded protein is MAASVGKFRCLPLVVILGSTGTGKSKLAIEIGKRVGGEILSADSMQVYKGLDIITNKVTAEELSQCPHHLIDFVSPLKEFSVIEFRNMALPLIEDIKKRGKIPIIVGGTNYYIESVLWNTLLEEEGIVEETEGTTSGEESEGPTKVIKKRKQIQNLGASNSVQIVKEEGLGRKEESDTLDKEVTDVNTIQDSYGENIMDSKRISTNKRLVEITSKVVTKQASDSEDVSCIGNDVSTTKSDGMNSRKGLYEKLKEVDPAMAARLHPSDSRKIARSLQVFEQHGRKHSQILQEQSEKLGGSSYGGPMRFRNTCVFWLQCQREILNKRLDQRVDKMLERGLINELLDFHREYNHVLGKKDPKTCYTEGIFQSIGFKEFHEFLVRYKLRKFDKNSVSKQDKDLLTECIENMKIVTRRYAKKQVTWVRNRFLARPAVSAPDVYGLDASDLENWDKNVLENALVILEKMMNGENPVVKPLSRIVIPDDRHARHVCEICDNRLILGEENWRKHLVSKSHKWHVKRERRKGQQ